ATGTTGGATTATATAGCAATGGATCTCGAACTTTTTACATTGATCACCACCTCCAAAAATACAAATTGTACctaaataaatgtttcaaaacaaacagtacTAGAACATGAAATGTACTTTACCTGAAGGTTAAATACAACTCAACTTTAGTTAAAACAGGTGTAACGGAAAACAATTTGAATTGGAAAACTGGGTTTGTAGAAATAATAGAACCAAATAACTCAACTCTAAaattagattttatttaattattaacatTAATAACTATTGTTAAGGCGAGTAGGTTGCGGAAATGGCTCTTGTAGTGCAAATAAACGTTGTCTTCACAGGTGCTTTCTTTAGTTTCTCTAGGGCACATTTATTTCAGCTTAACAACTCTAGCGGCACGGTAAAACAGCAGCCGTGGCAACGCAACGCGACGCAACGCAACGCAACGCAACGCAACGCAAcgcaacaaaagaaaagaaaagaaaagaaaagaaaagaaaagaaaagaaaagaaaagaaaagaaaagaaaagaaaagaaaagaaaagaaaagaaaagaaaagaaaagaaaagaaaacaaaacaaaacaaaacaaaacaaaacaaaacaaaacaaaacaaaacaaaacaaaacaaaacaaaacaaaacaaaacaaaacagcagccgTGGCCCAGAGTACAACACGCAACTCACGACAGAAGAAGTAAAATTGAAATTTACAGACAGCGCACCACTTCCTGTGGGCGTCTACAAAATAAAAGGTCCATTTTGACACAGGGAGGAAGTAAACAAATGCGTAACAACTATCAATTAATTGTAATATACTATATtgttgctgctatgtgaaaaacacgtcagtccccccccaatttttttttttatttttatttatttttacgttgTTGGGaagtctgcattcagtttcatccagaaaaaaaggggggaaaaagacgtttttcacatagcagcgccgatataataatgatgaattaatcataataattaaaattattagaataCATATTAAATCGTGTTAAAATACGTTTAAGATTATTGCATTTTATTGGATAGATGCAGATTAATGCAACAATTTTATggacaaattatactatttatagtcgcggagGAGAGTTGGGGGAGGGCGCAAAATACTTATTCTCCTAGGAGgtagtaacaaaaaataattgagaagcactgcactaaATGTAATCGAATTGGAttgttccactttaaaatgGAATTGTCTGGGGTGTCAGGAACGGTTCCAttgcaaatcaaaatggcaaaaaGAGAAAATCTGCATGTCACTTCCTGGTTCATGGAGAATGACGTAAGGTGTTACTGATGGATGAGATGATGACAGAGTGAgattaagagagagagagagagagagagagagagagagagagagagagagagcgtgtTAGGGATGGGTTGTtagaagaagaggaagtgagTGACAGCTTTTGGATAGTGGAGAGGTTAGATAATGGAGGAGGAAGGCCAGAGGTCATCAACGGGCCAGTAAGTGAGCCATAATGTGTTACAGCCTATGACATGAAACACACTGACACTCATCCACCATGTATTGTACAGCAGTCAGTTGCCATAACtgaaaacaaactgtatgttGCCACAAAGGCCCTTTATGTCCATGTGCAGTTTTATTCCATTTCCCATAACATTGACATGTTTGGAGGGACTATCTTAGAGTTCATATCATACACACAAATCATCCACAGATGGAAGGTTTTGCTGGTTGACATGCGTCTGCTGATACCGATTGAAAAATGTTATCTTAGATCGTGTGgtgtatatatactgtatataaagttATAGTGCTCTATGAATacatttgctttttcttttgcaaTGTTTTACTTTTGCACCCATTCTTtattttgagttgcatttttcttttattatcgTTATAGCGCTAATATATAACATTATTTAAACAAGTGGCTTCACTTTTGTGTCTATGTCTTAAGAATCCTGAGTGCACGGAACAGAAAACACTCACAAGCTCTggtgtttgttttctttatttggAGCCATATTCTGAACATTTTAcaagatgctgctgctgctgctgctacgtCGATGTTTTCACAAAGAGAGAAGAGAATGCGACACTGGAAAAACAACGAGCAGAAAACACATAGattgaaaaggcacaaaaatgtGCCATCAGTTTTTCTTTGCTGTTGACACATGCAGACACAGCGAACAAGACTTCACTTCAGGAGCAGTGACGACACACACGTATACACTTGCACTCGGGGATTGCAcgactttagattttttttttttttttttttttaaagtggccaCCAACGTGACAAAAGACTGGTGGATGTCGACTAGTTGCTGATGGTGCTACTGgtattttttcaatataaagACATACAATTTTTATCAATTAGTGGATTGAacaatgaagattttttttggactgcAGCGGtccccaaacaaaaaaatcaaataaaaacaaaacaaaacacaaatgtagtTTTTGTAAGTAGTGGGAGCCCTTCACATCAACAATACAGCTGGTGTTATCTTTTATTCCTTACCATAGCGCGTTGTAAGATGGAACATCATATCCACGCTCCAAAAGATTAAGCATTTCTctgttttactattttttttatttcacttgtgcttttattgtacattatgTGATGATACTTGCTACCAGTCtcatttttggcaaaatattttcacatttatagCATAGTACGGCAGAATACACAGGATCGTAAAGCGATACGTGTTGTGACATTGATAAAGTTGTTGTTAGCACACTTGTCTGTGGATTTTTAGGCCtaacattttgtcaatgaaGATGGACCGCCACTTTATGCCGCTTGTTGCTCGCCGCCAGTCCTGTGGTCCCGCtggtgaaaatatttttaagactAGCAATGATCGTAATAGCTAAAGCTAGCTAACCGCTTTCCTCACGTAAAGTACATTCCCTGGTTGACGGGACATTTTGGCTGCTCCACAGAGCATTATATTCCAGCGACAGTAGCAAATGAGCAAGTCAAAATTCGTCTATAAATTGGCCAATTGGAGGACGATATGCCAAATGcacataattaactcattcactcccaaccattttcactataGCAatccctttactggattttgactgcttttgcaaggcccacagagtattgtattccattgctataaaacattaggaaaaaaaatattaattatatttccatctgtttctgttttgcagcaattagcattagaatatagccaagtttcattagAAAtccgtttaaaacagtggggaaaagagttttttgcaacatggccctatttgatctcttatactctgctgccacctactggctgtttttgtaataactaccattgcttcaagtgttttcttcagttcagaggctacatcaaagccttctgaatgctctagcataaaaaaacaaaaacaaaaaaaaacgtataaatacgtctttgggagcaaatgagttaatgattagTTGAACTCAAGCTTTAAATGTGGATGCAAAGTAGTAAAGTCAAAACTTGTTGTACAGTTGATGAATTAGTTCGCCCCCTAAAAACAACTAGTCGACGTCacgctttaaatattgtgaaatagTCAAGTTgactattcaactaatcacttcaACACTAGTTACTGTTCGATTTAAAGCTCGACACGTCATTGTGGACTGGTAAAGTTGTCAAGTCAACGAGTCGATACAACCCCGAAGTCACAAACGCTCGCACGCACTCACACAGCTTTGTTAGTGGACACCACTTATGTTGTGAACGTTGCTCAGCTGACATGACGCACAAACAGGTAAAGCCATAACTCACTTCATGTGAGTGTGCAGCTCATCTTAAATATCACCAAGATTAAATACACCGCAACGCTGCAgcctttaaatacattttaagttAGAGAATGGCACGGTGGCAGATCTATATGGAATCGCGTCTGATCATCTTCGCGTCTGCAAAGAaaagttttcttttaaataataatagagTACATTCAGAACAATAGCGCTGTAGTTTCTTTCTCAGCATTGTTGATGTGTTGTATTTAAATAGCTGGTGACACGTAGGTGCTTTCGAGGAAAACCTTTCGTAAAGATGTTTTGATTGATGCTGTTTATCGCCGTTGCGAAACAATGTCAAAGGAACGAGGAGTGTTGACCCGTTTTCCTGCTGCACAGTATCTACTCGTGATTGACGATTTTGTTGAGCTACTGCTCTTTAAGAAGCTTAAGCGGGGTATACTCACACATTTTTTGCATATAAGAAAACATTTTGCCATCGTAAATAGTGAACAAGTTTAACATTTACGATTGTAAGGATAATCGAGCAGGGAAAATCTTTCCAAGACATCCGATAATTCTTCTGTAAATTGGTCAATTAGAAGatacaaaatacattaaatagtGAAGACTGTAGTTGGTCAACTCATCGATCAAACCTGTTCAACCCGTAATAGTGATTTTTTGGAGGAGTGAAGTCAACAAGTCAAGTAGTTGGTTAGATCCCTATTAACGATTAGTTGACTTTACACTCTCGAAGTCGTTGTAGAGTAGTAAAGTCAAATTGATGAACAATCGattaatctggaaaaaaaaatacttttaacacACCCCTCACCACGGAATAATCGCTTAGGGTGATctttcaaaaacatttgataATCTGACTTTAATAGTAAGTGGGCAAAaatgcaaaatccagccatttttatccatcccagggggcggccattttgccacttgctgtcgactgaagatgacatcacagttgctcaggctcaggcaacgaccaatcacagctcacctgttttctgaagctgagctgtgattggttgttacctgagacctgagcaacattgttgTCATcttcagcaagtggcaaaatggctgccccctgagatggataaaaacagctgaattttgcttcataactcatattacaaATAGTAattttaaccaaaataccatatttagactagtgggactgaatagaacatattgttggtgaataatttttttttaaattaggtcAAGATGCCGTCAACACATGATTAGTGAGTAGTCGACTTCAAGTGCTAAATGTCAATGTGGAATAGTGTCGTTGACTAGTTGACTAATCTAGTCAATCCTAGTCAACTAGTGACTTGTTGacatctttctttaaaaaaaaaaacattttttggaagAGTTACACGTCAACTAATCAGTTAGACCCCTATTAACCACTATTAACAACTAGTTGACGTCACACTCCAAACGTCATTGTGGAGTAGTAAAGTTGATTTGTTGACTAGTCGGTTTAAAACACACACGTCACCACAGGGTAATCTTCCCAAGATATCTGATAATCTGACTTTTGCTAACTGAGGGGTCAAAATGCTTAAATTTAGTCTGATTAACGATATGCGTTTACCCCACTTTAGCTGTTCAACATTGTCtcaattaatatttttccaGCCTGCGGTACTGTGCAGTGGAAAATTGGTGCAACATTTTCTGATGAGATCTCCCTCACTTAAGAGCATTTAGACGTCACCACGCCATCGTCGTCCTCCCCGGACGCTATCTGCTCATCGCGCTACCGGCACCCGCATCCCTCCACCACCATGTCCGGGTAGTTCTTCAGCACCACGCGGTCCTGGGGGTCCAGGTAGAGCAGGGCGATGGGGCTGAGCGAGGTGGGCACGCAGCAGGCCCGCGGCACGGCGCCGTTGACCGAGTTGACCAGCGTCTGCACCATGGCGTGGCTGGAGGAATTCATGTGGTCGGCCAGGGGGAAGCGGCACTCGCCCAGGCAGAAGAAGGCGTCGTAGCCGCTGGGCGCGATGATCCACTCGTGCCAGCCCACGTCGTTAAAATCCACGTAGAGGGGATGGCGGCGGCAGCGGTTGCGGGAGAGGCGCTTGAGCTTGGCCGCGCGGCCGCCGTTTCGTTTCACCCTTCCCGTTTGGCCACCCCAGCTCGGCGTTTTATAGGTTTTATCCCGGCCCCGCTTTTTGTCTCTGTTCCAGCTTTTCCGAGCCAACCCGCTGAGGTTCCGCCTGCCGTGCTTGACCAAAGGCTCACCGCGCCCGTCGTGACTATACGTCACCAGGAGGGGCCTCTCCTGGGCCCAGCTGTGCTCGTCCTGCCCCACAGACCTGCACACCCTCAAGTGCCCCCCTTTATGCCGCTCCTGTTTCCCCCGATCGGTGCTGTTCTCTGATACCACCTCCAGGAGGAAGCCAAGGTGATCCGCTCCATTCAGGGCTAAATTAAAGAGCTCTGCCTTCAGGCTGAACGCCTCCCAAAAGTTGCCTTTTGGATGATTTTGAGGTTCAGCGGCGAGGAGTCTGGTCTCCAGCAGGGTGGGGACCTGTTGGTGCCCAGAGAGGTACAGGTTCAGTCTGTGGGGCCCGGGGCCCAGGGAGGCGGTCCTGGCGGCGCGTAGGAGGCGGAGCTCAGCCGAGAGCACCTTCTCATTCAGGGGGATGGAGGAGATGTTGAAGGAGATGTGCGCCCATTTCTGGTCCTCTGCTGTGAGGGGCTCTAAGGGAACAACAACGAGACAAAATCTTAAAgcaaaaatgaacacaaatacaGATGAGATACGCAGATTAGTCATACTATTATTTTTGATCGCAGATTATCCTTTAGCTGACGGCAGTTGGTTATggtaaaggtagcacaggttgtttttgaacaataaacatcactaaatgcattaaagtaaagcatgtaataaatgtttgagtatgacattcagaatatttgttcatgtcaaactatcagggtccatttttcccccctattttaaattattcaagtaataacattaaatgtcaaaagaattaacacataacaggtgctctttaaagggatacttcacttatttagctattatagtaataaaaagttaatattttgtctatatttaatttgatactttcattatttttcacagacaattagtacctttaaaaacacattttgcaacttcctgttgactgaaaatgacatcacaagggctcaggtaactaatcacagctcacctgttttctaggtttggtcatgtgacattcacaagctgagct
This genomic stretch from Festucalex cinctus isolate MCC-2025b chromosome 13, RoL_Fcin_1.0, whole genome shotgun sequence harbors:
- the bmp16 gene encoding bone morphogenetic protein 16 encodes the protein MAILKRSRSRRESRGIGTLELKDKPWTLRTSLHTWRSTMLLANLLLLMVLLLPQASSGSQGDTGEVDNGRLAGASPTAPDPPPTGSPPEAGLAQTIQNLLLSRLGLQSQPNPRPGVPIPRYLLDLYRFHQQQYHLLEDPAFSFPSQHVQQANTIRSFHHNEPLTAEDQKWAHISFNISSIPLNEKVLSAELRLLRAARTASLGPGPHRLNLYLSGHQQVPTLLETRLLAAEPQNHPKGNFWEAFSLKAELFNLALNGADHLGFLLEVVSENSTDRGKQERHKGGHLRVCRSVGQDEHSWAQERPLLVTYSHDGRGEPLVKHGRRNLSGLARKSWNRDKKRGRDKTYKTPSWGGQTGRVKRNGGRAAKLKRLSRNRCRRHPLYVDFNDVGWHEWIIAPSGYDAFFCLGECRFPLADHMNSSSHAMVQTLVNSVNGAVPRACCVPTSLSPIALLYLDPQDRVVLKNYPDMVVEGCGCR